The following is a genomic window from Daphnia magna isolate NIES linkage group LG4, ASM2063170v1.1, whole genome shotgun sequence.
AGCAGGACCGATCTTTGTGTGACGGACATCCAGTACCTCCACCAATCCCGTAAACATATTGGTTGCTTTTCGAAGAGTTTTCCGCAAAATAGATGCCTACAAAATGAACGGTGCATTCAAAACCCCATCAAGAAGAATAATTTCAAGACTCGTTTCAGGTTACCTGCGCCAAACATTCCTCCAATGTAGGCATGTCGTTCGTCGAATCCCTTCTGAACGATGGCGTGAACGAAAGGAGAACCATGGAAGAGGAGTCGTTCGTTGCTTTGTCCGCCGTTTTCATCGGCTACTTCCCGACGTCGGTGACAATATCGTTCCCATAATCGACGATTGCGAACTTTTTGAATCTAGACAAACAAAGCCAACAATCAAAAGAGAATTGTAAGATTGAGTTGCAACGAATAGCATAACTGAATTCAAACCTTAAGAACGTTATAACGAGAGAAAATGCCGCCAGCATGGCCGTTGTCCTTGTGTTCCCGGATTGTGCTTTGAAGCTCCTCCTCCACCGTAAGATATTCCTGATCTTCGGTGCTCAAATCGATCAGCATCGTGCCCGTCGTCTGCGACGACGAAGACGAGCTTCCAGATGGTCCCAATCCAGCTGCATTCCAACCGCTTCCCGGATTAGACGCCGAAACGGCCAACTGACTGTAGAATTTTTCCACACCTAGAATTCAGGATTTAAAAAGACAATAATTCAATATCCTCAATCCAATACCCGataaaacatgaaaaataCCTTTGAGGAGTCTGTGTCTGTGACCGTACGCGTGAACTCCAATTTGTTTTAGCTCCTCGTGACCCATTTCGAGTAGGATGTCGATCGTCACCTGTTCGCGTTCGAAAATTTCGCGCAAGTGTTCAAGTCCAAGGCTGGATAGGAACGAAACGATGGTGGAGGCGGAAGCGGTGCTCGTTGTGGACTGAAGCTGTTCAGGAACGTCACTGTCAGAGCAGCCATCGCCGATCTGAGCTCCGCTGGATGAAACAGGCACAGAGGTAGATGAGGCAGTCGCCAAGTTGGGCGAATCCGGACCCAGCATTAGGAGAGGTAGGGGGGCTAGGCCAGGCGACGGACACGGAGGTGCTATAACGACCGCATTTCCGGAAGGCAGGACTAGGGTATCTGAACTGGTTGGCGGATTGCTAGAGGTGGTGGCAGTGTTGCCGCTGCTTCCAGATGAGCAGCCGGTGGCAATGGACGATCCCCGAGGTGACGGATTGAAGACGGGCGAAACGGGCAACGAGCTAGCCGTAGGAGGAAGGTGCTGTGTCATAGCATCTTGCAACAAACACTTGACATCCTCGGCCGTCGACAAATCCAATGGCGTTTGCCCTTCCTGATTTTTCATGTGGGGGTCGGCTCCGTGAGCTAGGAGCAAGGCACAAAGTTGGGTGCGGCCTTTCTGGGCCGCTTCGTGAAGAGGCGTAAATCCCCAACGATCCGTCGCATTTACTTCCGTGTTGAACCTAATTAATAGGGCAGCGACGTCCAAGTGTCCGTATGAAGAGGCATTATGCAGAGGGATGAGTCCACCTTTGTCTTGGGCATTGACGTCAGCTCCGTGTTCGAGTAGATATTCCGCCACGTCAAGATTATTGTAACCGGCCGCCAGGTGGAGTGGCGTAGAGTTGCGACCTTGCGAATCGCGGCAATTGATGTTCTGGCTGGTGACAAGTTTGTGAACACGGGCTAAGTGACCTTTCTTAGCAGCGTCAAGCAATGCGGCATCACCGCGTAGAAGGTCGGCAATGTCTTGATCGCCGTCACGTACAAGGTCCAAAGGCGTGTGACCGTCTCGGTTTTTCTTGCTTGCGTCGGCCCCGTGCTTCAATAACAATTTGACGATGTCGTATTTGCCTTTGGCGGCCGCTTCGTGCAACGGCGTGAATTTCCACAAGTCTGAAACGTTAACACTGGCCCCCGCACGTACCAACAACTCGGTTACTTCGTAATGCCCGTATGAGCACGCATTGTGAAGCGGAACCAGACCACCTTTATCCTTGGCCTGAAATAAGAACAAACAAAGTAATTACATTAAATATATCCTCACGCCGTATGGGAATCAATGTTACGCTCTCACCTGGACATCGGCTCCGTGTTGAAGGAGAAACTCGACGACCGCAAGTCGATTATAGCCGGCCGCAAAGTGAAGCGGTGTGGAATGTCGCCCATCGAGGTCGCGGCAATTGACTAGCTGCGACGAGGGATTGGAGCCCAAAATACGACGGACATTATCCAAATCACCCCGCTTTAGCTGCTTCCAGTAACTGGTATTCGAGATCGACTGGTGGAGGAGCTGCACTGAAAGCTGGCTCTTCGGCGAACAGCTTCTGCACAGATTCGGTAGCCACTTGGGCGGCCGTATAACCCTGAAGAGAGACAACCGTCGGATCGGCTCCGTACGGAAGCAACAGTCGACACACAGACACTTGCCCTTCTCGACTGCTGCGATGTAGAGCCGTTTGACCAAGGCCGTCCAGTACATTGACTTTGGCACCGTGACGTAGTAGGGCTTCTAAAACATCCAGATGTTCCTTGTCGGCGGCAATGTGTAGCGGAGCGTGAAGCTCTTTGTTCTTCTCATTGGGAGCGGCACCTTTTTTTAACAGGATTTCGACAACGTGCTTTCGTTTGACTCCCGTTGAGGCGACGGCACAATGCAGCGCAGTATCTCCCGTGTAAGGATGTTTGAAACTTATCACGTCCACAGACAGAAATTTCTTGAGGCGAGCTGGATCTGCTTGCCGTGCCGCTTCCAATAAACTATGACCTTTGAATTCATAAGAGAGAAGGTCCTGGAGTTCCCGCGAAGGGGCAACGTCCAGGGCGGACTTGGCGTGGCAGTTCAACAAGGTTGGATCGGCCCCGTGGGCCAGAAGCAAAGAACAAACTTCACGACGGCCTTTTGAGGCCGCTTCGTGCAGGGGAGTGAACTGCCACAGATCCGTGGCGTTAACGTTGGCACCGGCACGAACGAGTAGCTCCGTCACTTCGTGATGCCCGTATGAACAGGCGTTGTGTAATGGAACTAAACCACCCTTGTCTTTGGCCTGGACGTCGGCACCGTGCTGCAGCAGCCGCTGAACGATTTGGGTTCGGTTATAACCAGCGGCCAAGTGTAATGGAGTGGATTTGCGACCGTCACTGGCATGGCAGTTTACATTCAAAGGCGTCAAGAGTGAAAGGATTTTGTCTTCGTTTCCGCTGCGAGCTGCCTCTAAAAGTTCCTCTTTGCGATAGTCGCCAGTTAATACAGGCCGTGTTGTGGCATCCGCTACATCAAGTGGAATTTTTCCTATTCAAACAAACATAACATTATAAATGAAGATAACCCATGAACTGACATGCGCCAAAAATTGTTTATCATTACCTTCAGCATTGCGAACAGTGTGATCAGCTCCATGCTGTAGTAAGACTATGCAAACATCAATTTTTCCTTTGATTGCAGCCTCATGCAGGGGTGTGTAATTCCAATTGTCTCTGGCATTCGGGTCTGCCCCAGCGCTCAGCAGAAGTTGAACAACTTCTGCGTGACCAAAAGAGCAGGCATTGTGAAGCGGAATTAAGCCACCATCGTCTCTAGCATGAACATTGGCCCCAGTGGCAATCAAATGTTCCACAACGTCTCTCCTACCAAAGCCTGTAAATTAAAACCATGAAACTGAAA
Proteins encoded in this region:
- the LOC116921733 gene encoding LOW QUALITY PROTEIN: poly [ADP-ribose] polymerase tankyrase-2 (The sequence of the model RefSeq protein was modified relative to this genomic sequence to represent the inferred CDS: deleted 1 base in 1 codon): MATRRSTSSINTAIDLLATSPCDPLRELFEACRNGEVSKVKKLVTTQNVNARDTAGRKSSPLHFAAGFGRRDVVEHLIATGANVHARDDGGLIPLHNACSFGHAEVVQLLLSAGADPNARDNWNYTPLHEAAIKGKIDVCIVLLQHGADHTVRNAEGKIPLDVADATTRPVLTGDYRKEELLEAARSGNEDKILSLLTPLNVNCHASDGRKSTPLHLAAGYNRTQIVQRLLQHGADVQAKDKGGLVPLHNACSYGHHEVTELLVRAGANVNATDLWQFTPLHEAASKGRREVCSLLLAHGADPTLLNCHAKSALDVAPSRELQDLLSYEFKGHSLLEAARQADPARLKKFLSVDVISFKHPYTGDTALHCAVASTGVKRKHVVEILLKKGAAPNEKNKELHAPLHIAADKEHLDVLEALLRHGAKVNVLDGLGQTALHRSSREGQVSVCRLLLPYGADPTVVSLQGYTAAQVATESVQKLFAEEPAFSAAPPPVDLEYQLLEAAKAGDLDNVRRILGSNPSSQLVNCRDLDGRHSTPLHFAAGYNRLAVVEFLLQHGADVQAKDKGGLVPLHNACSYGHYEVTELLVRAGASVNVSDLWKFTPLHEAAAKGKYDIVKLLLKHGADASKKNRDGHTPLDLVRDGDQDIADLLRGDAALLDAAKKGHLARVHKLVTSQNINCRDSQGRNSTPLHLAAGYNNLDVAEYLLEHGADVNAQDKGGLIPLHNASSYGHLDVAALLIRFNTEVNATDRWGFTPLHEAAQKGRTQLCALLLAHGADPHMKNQEGQTPLDLSTAEDVKCLLQDAMTQHLPPTASSLPVSPVFNPSPRGSSIATGCSSGSSGNTATTSSNPPTSSDTLVLPSGNAVVIAPPCPSPGLAPLPLLMLGPDSPNLATASSTSVPVSSSGAQIGDGCSDSDVPEQLQSTTSTASASTIVSFLSSLGLEHLREIFEREQVTIDILLEMGHEELKQIGVHAYGHRHRLLKGVEKFYSQLAVSASNPGSGWNAAGLGPSGSSSSSSQTTGTMLIDLSTEDQEYLTVEEELQSTIREHKDNGHAGGIFSRYNVLKIQKVRNRRLWERYCHRRREVADENGGQSNERLLFHGSPFVHAIVQKGFDERHAYIGGMFGAGIYFAENSSKSNQYVYGIGGGTGCPSHKDRSCYSCHRQLLLCRVTIGKSFLQFSAMRMAHAPPGHHSIVGRPSTGGLTYPEYVVYRGEQAYPEYLISYQIVRPPEELTDKN